Part of the Hevea brasiliensis isolate MT/VB/25A 57/8 chromosome 16, ASM3005281v1, whole genome shotgun sequence genome is shown below.
AGTGGGCTCCCATGGCCTTCTGCATATCATTCAAGGTTAGATGGTGTGCCATCTTATTCTTAATGTCTGTTTGGAGATTCAGAGAGCTTTGACTTGACCATAGACCATAAATCATAATAAGTTCTGTTAAATGACAACTGTTGTAGTTGGACCTACCCTCTGTCTCCAAAATATAAATGATATAAGGTCCCTTAAAAGAGTTTCAGCTGTCTCATTTGCTGGAAATTAATTTGGTTTCATTTGGTAGATATTTCTTAAACACAAAAGATTGTCTGGTTCCCTCATTCTTGCTCATTCCCAGATCAATTAATAGAGAGGACAATGTAAAACACTTAAAGAATATGATCTTTCTGTGCTCCCAGTATCTTAAAAGAAGGCCAAGGATGTATTTATAGTCCACTAGTTGGGAAATGAAATTGTACCTTTTTTGTAGTGAGAGAACTTTGAATCAGCGTTTGAAATTTGACTAGAGGGGTTATGGCTATATGATTCTATTGAAGGATATCTCTGTAGACCCAGCGTAGAAGGAAGAGGTTCTTAACTTGATAAATTGACTTTTATTTATTGAAGTGTTATTTTTACCTTAGATATCAACCTGGGATGTACTTTCTGGTTGGTTCTGAGATTGTTCCCTACTTGACTCAAACAGCTGGAGACAGATTCAAAGATTCTTTTGGAGAAGGCTGATATGGCACTTAAAAAGTACAAGATGCATATGGTTGTTGCAAATGAGCTTGTGACCCGCAATGAGGAGGTTATAGTTGTCACAGCTGACAAAAAGATTCCAGTCTGCCGTGACAAGACTCAGCCTGGTTCTGATGTGGAAAACCCCCTGATTGAACTACTTGTGGAAAAGCATTCAGCTCACATTAAGGATGCTGATACGTGATAAGGTTAACAGCTTTATATAGCGGACAAATACAACATAATTTTCTGACAACATATTGATGAAATTGAATGAATATTGTTGGCATTAAAATTGTTCTTTTCTTTGAACAAAGGGCAGTTCTTAATTTCCCCCGCAATAATCCATTCTGTACTTTGCAGAGGGagtaaaggaaaataattgtaaTCCCTCTAGTTCTTTCCAGTTTGGAGAAAAAGTTGAATAATTGATATTCATAATGAATGCATACGTCTTTCAATTAAAAACCTTGAATCagttttaactttctatggtAATAATTGATATTCAAAATGGTAAtaacgtgaatatagattatagagcaatagaaaagaatgtgaattatactataaggattaaatttttagaagtaaaggaagtacTTAAGAAAATGAAAGTTGGTAaaacctgtggacccgatggaacaccaattgaagtgtggaagtgtttgggagatatggaagtggcatggttaactaaattgtttaataaaattctaaactcaaagaaaatgcctaatgaatggaggagtattttagtacctatttttaaaaataaaggagacatacagagttgctcaaactataggggaattaaactcataagctaaactatgaagttgtgagagagagttgtggaacatcgacttcgtcatgatacttctatctcttccAGTCAATTTGGCTTAATGCCCTGTCGTTCAACtatagaagcgatctttctcattagaagcttgatggagaaatatagagatgggaagaaatatctacacatggtttttatcgatttggaaaaggcttatgatagtgttctaagatatgtcttatggagagtgttagaacaaaagagagtatctattaggtacatacaagtgttgaaagatatatatgaaggagcaactacttttgtgtgcacagtgggaggggatataagagattttcctatctcagttggattacaccaaggttcagctgtaagccgttaccattttacattagttttagatgaattgacgaaacatatacaagagagtattccttggtgcataatgtttgcggatgatatagttctgatagatgagacgcaagaAGGAGTAAATAGAAAGTTAGAATTTTGGAAAAGTACTCTAGAGTGAAAGagatttaagttaagtagaacaaagacagaatacatgtattgcaagttcagtgaaggccaaactggtaatagagaatgagttagtttggatagagtggtactgtccccaaagtaattactttaaatatcttggctcagtccttcaagtagatgggggatgtgaggaggatgttagtcataggattaaagccgaatggttgaagtggagacgtgccacgggagttttatgtgatcgcaagattctcaataagttgtaaggaaaattttaccgtacagccacacgaccggccatgttatatggaagtgagtgttaggcactgaaggagtcgtgtgTGTCTAAGCTAAGAGTTGCgaaaatgagaatgttaaggtggatgagtggccatactagactagataaagttcataatgagagtattagagaaaaggtaggagtggtgccaattaagTATAAGTTAAGAAaatggagattgaggtgattttggtcatgtaaagcgtagacatacggaagctccagttagataagtagaagacattaggctagaggatagaaagaaaagaaggggtaggcctaaactgacttggaggaaaatagtacaatatgacctaaaagtattacacatttctgaggatttaataaaaaattgtttagagtggagaaagagaattcatatagccgacctcaaatttttgggataaaaacttagttgagttgagtattcttTGCTTCTCAATGTATGCACCAAGCAAAAGGGAGCAAAGAGGAACATTCTTTTTCATTATCTGCACAATCCAGAAGGAAAGTAGTATTAATGCAGAACCTCCATGACTTTTAAGGTCCACCATCTTGGATTTAACTAATGCACTTGGATGTGTATGGGAACCCTTGTTCTATGGTTCTACAACTCAGGTGGTGAAGCATCAAAACTTGAGTGCTTGCTAATGAGGCTGTATAGTGGATGGTATAAATggcaaatttcattttttttgaaaattaatcaTATGTACAATTAATTTTTCTACAAATAGAATATGTATTGGTTTGCTCCTGATGGATATTCCAAAATGTATAATGTAATCGAGAGCAGTCAGCTAATATCTGCATCATTCTCTACAGAGCTTCATCATTCTCTACAAAGCTTCTTCTTTATTATCATCatcattatcatcatcatcatcagtaTCTAGCTCAAGGCCTTCTTCAGCCAAAAGCTGATTGATAGCCTTTTTCTTCTCTTCCTCTGCTTTCTTCCGCATCAAGTCCCTCTTCTTTAAAACAAGTGTATGCCGCCTGAGGGTGTTGGTAAAATACTCTGCAGACGCTTTTTTCTCTCTTGCTAGGATTCTTCTCTCTTCTTCAGGGCCAATCTAAAATTCCAATACACAAGACTTTTGAGCTATTAAAGTAAAGCTAGGTAGCTATACAACAAAAAACTTAATTGCTTCACTTATTTCAGCCAAATTTGAAATAATGAAAAAGGCATAACTAAGGTTGTTAATACAAGATCTGCCTACCAATAAGTGGTGCCGACAGTGAACAGCAACAGAAGATACAATTCAAATTGATGAATCTTGCTGCTAGCAAAGGGTCCTCTAGTCTAGCTACCAATTTGGAAGAACTATTATTTTAGGTTAAATTCTATTGATACTTTGATAAGATTTCATCCACCAGGACAATATTTACATTCTTAAACCGGTTAACTACTTATCATAATAATAAAAGAATGCAGATTGTATATCCTGTTAATTGAAAAGCTAGGTTAAAGCAACTTGAGAAATACTGAAGAAGCTTAAGGTACCTTTGAACGAGAAAGACGGCGTGCACGGAGATTCATCTCACGCTGCTGTTGTTCAGCCCATGCTGCAATGGCCATATCACCCCGTTGATCAAAAGCTTTTCGCTTTTTCATGAGCCACTCCATCCATGCTTGTGATGCCTATAAGAGAGAACATGAAAACACCACTACCTAAGTGGGATGGATTGGGAATTACTCAACAAAGAAAAGAGGGGATGAGAAAGAAAACAGAAAAGAAAACAAGCATTTTAAATAAACTAGCTAGAATCATTCTCTCTTAAACACAAGCttgtaattaataatttaatattctgtgtgtgtgtgtgtctgttATCTCATGAGCATGTGTGTAGGGGGGTGGGTGTGGGAGTAGGGGTAGTGGGGGAATGGAAGCTCCATTATGTGAAGAATAAGCAGGAACTGTGCATTCCTTTTAacctaaaaaaatttaatgataaGGTTATAGGTGTTCTACATGGGGTTACAATCAGGTTAACATATAAAATTcagaaaaaaaattcattttcacttttcaactcATTCATGTTCGGGTGAACAATttctccattttctctcttttttcaaGTACTTTCTTCTATGTGTTTTCATTTTATAGTCAGGCATTTCAGAGAGTTGGGAGCGGGGAGGAGGAAGTAATAAAACTGGCAAGAACTTCCAATTGTCCCGTGTAAAATTTGAAGTAAAGCATAGGTTCTGTTACTTACCTTCATTGGATTGACCCTGTGATCCATATCATATTGTCTCCGTTTATCCTCATCCATAAGCAACTCATATGCAGCTTGAATCTTGATGAATCTAGCTTCAGCTGTTTCTCCTTCCTCAAGAGTCCCCTTACCATCATAGACTTCACAttggaaataaataaataaatagataagttCGAAGTTCTTAAGTAGATGCACCTAAAGAAACAACCTAGTGCAATATAAAaggaattgttgcagaaatcctATGGCTCATTACAAAATCAATGTAGTCCAAACAAACTTGATAGAACTATTTTATGCTCAAGAAATAACAAGAAGCAACCTGGGATATTATAATATCCACAAGAAGATTCTGCTTGCTTAGATTCTAACCCACATCAATACTTTCAAACTTCAAATGAAAGAAGATATATATCAAATGAATCTGCAAAAACACAGATTATACAATATGTGCTGAAAATTTTCTAATGGTTAATTTACACAGTGTAGTCCATTCAATCATTTTTGAAATACTAgagattaaagaaaataaaggtGAAATAAGACAGTAAAAAATCATATGATCCTGAACCTATTCCTCATATTTCATAAGCTAGTGTGACTGTCGAGGTGATTCACCAACAACAATTaccattattttcttttttcaaaaGACTGAAGAGAGGAGGAGACATAAAAGAGGATTTAACAAATCCATAAAGCTGAAATCCTTACAATCACAAAACCATCTGTCAGTACTCAGTATAATCTATCATCAGGCTATAATTCTAAATGGGATGTGGGATCATGTTTAGGAGTCGCTTAAACTTCAGAGATAACGACTCTCTGAGTTGCTCACTAAGTTACGAAATTTGTTCTATCTTTAGGCAATCTTTGTGATAATACTTTGCAGACAAATTTCATATTTACAACCTGAAAATAT
Proteins encoded:
- the LOC110634548 gene encoding ER-phagy receptor 1-like, coding for MSNLRTICRPHTVFASFMCCRHEAQSRVRVSFRNPDFKPPLSSPSLFSPWLRGNEPWFRVNQRRTAVRASSWADQKSPYETLELERDADEEQIKVAYRRLAKFYHPDVYDGKGTLEEGETAEARFIKIQAAYELLMDEDKRRQYDMDHRVNPMKASQAWMEWLMKKRKAFDQRGDMAIAAWAEQQQREMNLRARRLSRSKIGPEEERRILAREKKASAEYFTNTLRRHTLVLKKRDLMRKKAEEEKKKAINQLLAEEGLELDTDDDDDNDDDNKEEAL